The genome window CTGCGTCCCCGCGTCCTGGCGCTGCAACGGGCACGAGGACTGCGAGAACGGCTCCGACGAGCGGGACTGCCGTGAGTgccgggctcgggggggggggggaaactcGGGGACCCctcgcaccccccccccccgatgccaaCTCTGGGGTCCCCTTGGCAGCCCCCCCGGTCCTGCGCCCCCGACCAGCTGCGCTGCGGCGACGGGGGCTGCGTGGCGCTCGCCTTCGCCTGCGACGGGGAGCGGGACTGCGAGGACGGGGCGGACGAGGCCGGGTGCCCCCCGGCCGCCACCTGCGACCCCCCACGACTTCGCCTGCAACGACTCGAGCTGCGTGGCCGCCTTATGGCGCTGCGACGGCGACGCCGACTGCCCCGACGGCTCCGACGAGTGGCCCTCGGTctgcggcccccggcccccccgccgccacctgCCCCCCCGCTGCAGGTGCCCTGCGGCAGCGGCGAGTGCATCCACCGGCGCTGGCGCTGCGACGGCAGCCCCGACTGCCGCGACGGCTCCGACGAGGACGGCTGCGGTAGGCTGCGCCCCACGGGGGGTCCCAGGATGGGTCTGGGGGTTGTTGGGGCTCAGCGAGCGCCCCTgacccccaatgccccccccccccacgcacaCAGCCCCCGCTGCCACGTGCCGTCCCGACCAGTTCCAGTGCGGCGACGGGCGCTGCGTGCCGGGCACGCGGCAGTGCGACGGCGAGCACGACTGCGCCGACGGCTCCGACGAGGACGGCTGCCACAACGGTGCGTGGCGGCcacgggggggtgggggggggggacacacgcgCACGTGGCGGGCGCTGACGGCCCCGTGtcctccccccgtcccccccccagtgaccGCCTGCGATGGCCCCCACCAGTTCAAGTGCCGCTCGGGCGAGTGCATCCCCCTGCAGCGCGTCTGCGACCAGCTCCGCGACTGCCGGGACTGGTCGGATGAACCCATCAAGGAGTGCGGTGCGGacgggacccccccgccccccccccacctctcaCCCCCACCGGGGTTTATTGACTGATCGATTGATTGATTTCCTCCATTTCCAGGCGTCAACGAGTGCCTGCtcggcggcgggggctgctcCCACGTCTGCAGGGACCTGCCGATGGGCTACGAGTGCCTCTGCCCCGACGGCTTCCGCCTGGGCCCCGACGGGAAGCGCTGCGAAGGTGGGcgccccctgagcccccccgagccccccccgagcccaaacccacccccctgaccccccacccccccccccccggtctcCCCGCAGACGTCGACGAGTGCCAGGACCCGCAGACGTGCGGGCAGCGCTGCCGCAACCTGCCGGGCAGCTACAAGTGCGAGTGCGAGCAGGGCTACCGCATGGAGCCCGCCGGGAACGCCTGCCGCGCCGTGGGTGGgtgcacggccccccccccgatcTCCCCCTTTGCACCccgctttccctctcccccatttcccccctgtTTATCCCAGTTTCCCCCAATTTATCCCCCACATTTCCCTCAGCTTATCGCCATTTCCCCCCAGtttatccccatttccccccaaatccccccctttcccccagtttccccccatatccccccatttacccccaaatccccctcatTTATCCCCATTTCCCCACATTTCCCTCCAAAtcctccccattccccccagtTTATCCCCATTTCCCCTAATTTATCCCCATTTCCCTCCAGtttatccccatttcccccaatttatccccccatttccccccatttcccccaattttcccccatatccccccagtttatccccatttcccccaatctatccccccatttacccccaaatcccccccatttATCCCCATTTccctccaaatccccccattccccccagtttattcccccatttccccccatccCATTCCCCCCAATttatccccatatccccccaatttatccccatttcccccaatctatcccctatttccccccatttacccccaaatccctccatTCCCCCCAGtttatccccatttcccccaatttatccccccatttcccccaaatctcccccattccccccctttATCCCCCCCCTATCCCcattcccccaaatccccccatttcccctaaatcccccccatttccccccaaatccccccattccccagtttatccccatttcccctaatttatccccatttcccccaatttattcccccatttccccccaaatcccccccatttatccccatttccccccatttccccccaaatcccccccattcccccagtttatccccatttcccctaatttatccccatttcccccaatttattcccccttttcccccaaatccccccatttccccccaaatccccccatttccccccaaaccccccatttccccccaaatcccccccattccccagtttatccccatttcccctaatttatccccatttcccccaattAATTCCCCCATTTCTCTCCAAATCCCCTCCCATTCCACCCATTtatcccccatttccccccaaatccccccaaatccccccaaatccccccaaatcccccccatttccccccaaatccccccatttccccccaaatccccccatttcccccaaatccccccatttcccccaaatcccccccatttcccccattcccctccatttccccccaaatctcccccatatccccccagtttatccccatttccccccaaatcccccccatttcccccattcccctccatttccccccaaatctcccccatatccccccagtTTATCCCATTTCCACCCAGTctatccccatttcccccaaatccccccatttcccccaaatccccccatttccccccaaatcccccccaacccccccccattaccccctcccccccgggACTCGTGCTGGGGTCCCCCCGCTGAGCCcccggtgcccgcagcccccgcggccGCGCTGCTCTTCACCACGCGCCACGAGGTGCGGCGCCTGGCCCTGGACCGCAGCAACTACACGCGGCTGCTGGGGCGCCTCAAGCACGCCGTGGCGCTGGACGTGGACGTCGCCGCCGACACCATCTACTGGTCCGACCTCTCCCAGCGCAAGATCTACCGGTGAGGGGCACCCCGaaaccccccccgggacccccaaaaccaGCCCCGGGGCCTCAAACGCCCAGCCGCGACATGAAAACCCtgctggggacccccaaaaacCCTGCTGGGACTCCAAAAATCCCCCCAGAGAACCCCGAAAACCTCACCGGGACCCCTCAAattcccccaggacccccaaaaccccaccaggccccccaaatctccccaggacacccccccaCCCAGACCCTAAAAGCCCCATTGGGGGCCACAGAAACCCCATgggcccccaaaaccctgccaggaccccccaaaccccaccagGACCTTCAAagcccctccccccaaaaaaactcatcaggaccccaaaaccctgccgggaccccccaaacctCACTGGGACCCCAACcttccccccaggaccccaaaaaccccatgggcccccaaaaccctgccaggaccccccaaacctcactgggaccccaaccccctcccaggaccccaaaaccccatgggcccccaaaaccctgccaggaccccccaaccctcccccccaggaccccaaaaccctgccgggaccccccaaacctCACTGGGACCCCAAcctcccccccaggaccccaaaatcctgctgggcccccaaaaccctgccaggaccccccaaccctcactgggaccccaaccccccctcccaggaccccaaaaaccccatgggcccccaaaaccctgccGGGACCCCATACCTCCCTGgagaccccccaccccctggggaccccgaAACCCCTCAAACCCCCCCCGAATCCATCCCGAACCCACCGCGTCCCGCAGGGCCCCGGCAGCCGGGCTGGCCGACGGCAGCGCCCCCGCCACCGTGAtcggggccgggctgcgggcgCCCGACGGGCTGGCGCTGGACTGGGTGCACCGCAACCTCTACTGGACCGACTCGCAGCTGGGCGCCGTGGCCGTGGCCGACAGCAGCGGCGCGCGCCGCAGGACCCTGGTGCGGGAGCCGGGCGCCAAGCCCCGCGCCATCGCGGTCGACCCGCTGCACGGGTACGGGGacgggggtgtgggggtgtgtggggtgtggggatagggggatgtggggacagggggacatggggatatggggacggggacagggggacagggggatatggggactgggacagggggacatg of Anser cygnoides isolate HZ-2024a breed goose chromosome 34, Taihu_goose_T2T_genome, whole genome shotgun sequence contains these proteins:
- the LDLR gene encoding LOW QUALITY PROTEIN: low-density lipoprotein receptor (The sequence of the model RefSeq protein was modified relative to this genomic sequence to represent the inferred CDS: inserted 1 base in 1 codon; deleted 1 base in 1 codon); this encodes CSQGPSRAATASSGAGTAPASPPSGCATAAPSAGTAPTRRPRPAAPCPAPPSEFSCGGRLSRCVPASWRCNGHEDCENGSDERDCPPRSCAPDQLRCGDGGCVALAFACDGERDCEDGADEAGCPPAATCDPHDFACNDSSCVAALWRCDGDADCPDGSDEWPSVCGXPAPPPPPAPPLQVPCGSGECIHRRWRCDGSPDCRDGSDEDGCAPAATCRPDQFQCGDGRCVPGTRQCDGEHDCADGSDEDGCHNVTACDGPHQFKCRSGECIPLQRVCDQLRDCRDWSDEPIKECGVNECLLGGGGCSHVCRDLPMGYECLCPDGFRLGPDGKRCEDVDECQDPQTCGQRCRNLPGSYKCECEQGYRMEPAGNACRAVAPAAALLFTTRHEVRRLALDRSNYTRLLGRLKHAVALDVDVAADTIYWSDLSQRKIYRAPAAGLADGSAPATVIGAGLRAPDGLALDWVHRNLYWTDSQLGAVAVADSSGARRRTLVREPGAKPRAIAVDPLHGFMYWTDWGSTAKIAKSGLNGADHYALVTEGIEWPNGIALDLPSQRLYWVDSRLHALSSVDVDGGQRRTVLVDPQALAHPFAVTVFEDAVFWTDVLNEAIFSANRLTGADVRRVAEGLFSPEDLVLQHALKQPPGENWCARDNGGCGYLCLPAPHISPHSPRYTCACADGQSLAPDGRSCLTDPSAPTPTAAAPGPTTASPRPPVLSGAPPGPSTAGNGTARNGTAGNGATGNGTTALSGDAVGSVGPRTGPTALAVVLPLVLLILAAFGARLLWRTWRLRSTNSINFDNPVYQKTTEDEEPPGRGQGGYSYPARQAVSLEDDAA